Proteins encoded in a region of the Diabrotica undecimpunctata isolate CICGRU chromosome 10, icDiaUnde3, whole genome shotgun sequence genome:
- the LOC140451913 gene encoding NEDD8-conjugating enzyme UBE2F-like isoform X2: MITLSQRLKRKADNNEATTSRASIRDRLLVKEAQEMAQLLPSCCSIHYTNEHDLSRFMLVVKPTEGFWEGGTFRFDICVTDEYNMVPPVVKCLTKLWHPNITESGEVCLSLLRRHSMDGMGWSPIRRLNDVVWGLNALFTFFRTY, encoded by the exons ATGATAACGTTGTCGCAAAGACTTAAAAGAAAAGCAGATAATAATGAAGCAACAACATCAAGAGCTTCAATAAGGGACAGATTACTAGTTAAGGAAGCTCAAGAAATGGCTCAGTTGTTACCTTCGTGTTGTTCTATTCACTATACCAATGAACATGATTTAAGTAGATTTATGTTAGTAGTAAAGCCAACGGAGGGCTTCTGGGAAGGTGGGACTTTTCGGTTTGATATATGTGTTACAGATGAATATAACATGGTC ccCCCTGTAGTTAAATGCCTAACAAAATTGTGGCATCCAAATATTACCGAATCTGGCGAGGTATGTTTATCATTACTTAGAAGGCACAGTATGGATGGTATGGGATGGTCACCTATTAGACGATTAAATGATGTTGTTTGGGGATTAAATGCCTTAttcaca
- the tos gene encoding exonuclease 1 encodes MGITGLLPYLEVAGRDCHISEFKGSVVGIDVSCWLHKAASTFAKSIIIHKDYQHVVRYIKNYVEMLSKNGIKPVLVFDGKALPAKAGVNTKRSEKRKEYKQRSDELLALGDTVLSEKYLQRSISIKPELIAEVIKACHQINVDCIVAPYEADAQLAYLCNIGAVNIAITEDSDLMLFGCKSVIYKLDAKGNGVLIEAHKIHYCMGLQLEQYTFNKFLYMCILSGCDYLPSLPGIGLKKAEKFIKLTEETDPLKFLGKLARYLRITQLVVTDDYKENFMTAVATFKHQIVFDPFLKKLVHLTDPIGVPDKYLKNAGSFFDNKEALELAVGNISTADGTRLANWNITKCEIGSIWHKIDSRNLQNPQNATIKSNIAATGKSTYTRNIDKKLEEKFSGSKFNLRETLNISIQQSKVEDELKEEADSKIKTEINRLSLKRKMSDADSTDGSGNEDSPGSPVLVKNPFMKKISKFAITESVETENVNVSVQSRYFSFASSSSNTQYRETKQELESSDELKNLTQGSDNSIPEIIQAAENTDNIENQPNNFLNASLAEIHIEDKQSSSIPITVTDCAPSTSKPQQRKRKLESTDRGAKKKQLTGQTSIKTFFKSYSSSS; translated from the exons ATGGGTATTACAGGACTATTACCATATCTTGAAGTCGCTGGAAGAGATTGTCATATTAGTGAGTTTAAGGGTTCTGTTGTTGGAATAGATGTTTCTTGCTGGCTACATAAAGCAGCCAGTACTTTTGCCAAGTCTATTATAATTCATAAAGATTACCAGCA TGTGGTAAGATACATTAAAAACTATGTAGAAATGCTATCAAAAAACGGCATAAAACCTGTATTAGTATTTGATGGCAAAGCTTTACCAGCAAAGGCAGGAGTTAATACTAAAAGAagtgagaaaagaaaagaatataaACAAAGATCTGATGAATTGCTAGCACTAGGAGACACTGTCCTTTCAGAAAAATATCTACAAAGAAGTATCAGCATCAAACCAGAATTAATAGCAGAGGTAATAAAGGCATGTCACCAAATCAATGTTGACTGCATTGTTGCCCCCTATGAAGCAGATGCTCAGTTAGCATACTTATGTAATATTG GAGCTGTTAATATAGCTATAACAGAAGACTCAGATCTCATGCTTTTTGGTTGCAAAAGTGTGATATACAAACTAGATGCAAAAGGAAATGGTGTACTTATAGAGGCGCATAAAATACATTACTGTATGGGTCTACAACTTGAACAATACACCTTTAATAAATTCCTTTATATGTGTATTTTGTCTGGATGTGATTATCTACCATCTTTACCAGGAATAGGCCTTAAAAAGgcagagaaatttataaaattgaCAGAGGAAACAGACCCTTTAAAG TTTTTAGGAAAACTGGCAAGATACTTAAGAATTACACAACTGGTTGTGACAGatgattataaagaaaattttaTGACTGCTGTGGCCACCTTCAAACATCAAATTGTGTTtgatccttttttaaaaaagttagttCATCTTACAGATCCTATAGGTGTCCCAGACAAATACCTCAAAAATGCTGGGtcattttttgataataaagaagCTTTGGAACTAGCCGTAGGCAATATAAGCACAGCTGATGGAACTCGTTTAGCTAACTGGAATATCACAAAATGT GAAATTGGTAGTATATGGCATAAAATTGATTCAAGGAATCTACAAAATCCGCAAAATGCTACTATAAAAAGTAATATTGCTGCAACAGGCAAATCTACTTATACACGCAATATTGATAAAAAGCTGGAAGAGAAATTTAGTGGCTCAAAGTTCAATCTAAGGGAAACGCTCAATATATCTATACAACAATCTAAGGTTGAAGATGAACTAAAGGAAGAAGCTGATAGCAAAATTAAAACCGAAATAAATCGTTTAAGCTTAAAAAGAAAAATGAGTGATGCAGATAGTACTGATGGTAGTGGTAACGAAGATAGTCCCGGTTCCCCTGTTCTGGTAAAGAATCCATTCATgaaaaaaataagcaaatttGCAATAACTGAAAGTGTTGAGACTGAAAATGTCAATGTGAGTGTTCAAAGTCGATACTTTTCATTTGCATCGTCTTCAAGTAACACACAATATCGTGAAACTAAACAAGAATTGGAAAGCTCTGATGAACTTAAAAACTTAACTCAAGGCTCTGATAACTCAATTCCAGAAATTATTCAAGCAGCAGAGAACACTGACAATATAGAAAATCAACCTAACAATTTTTTGAATGCTTCACTTGCAGAAATTCATATTGAAGATAAGCAAAGTTCAAGTATACCTATAACTGTAACGGATTGTGCTCCTTCAACTTCTAAG